From a single Cyclobacterium marinum DSM 745 genomic region:
- a CDS encoding UDP-2,3-diacylglucosamine diphosphatase has protein sequence METNFKTIILSDIHLGTKGSKAKEVVRFLKQHECENLILNGDIIDGWQLKKSGSWKRKHTRVFNRILKMIDSNKTKVFYLRGNHDDFLDQVLPLEIGRLSILKDMIYESNGRRYFITHGDVFDNITTNLRWIAYLGDIGYTFLLWLNTQVNLYRRKKGLPYFSLSQYVKSKVKSAVTYIDDFEKELCKIAKSKNCDGIICGHIHKAEIRNIDGIDYYNSGDWVESLSALAEDHKGNWQLIYYNELDFSQTDKNKVVKMKDITLNQAKNFY, from the coding sequence TTGGAGACAAATTTTAAAACGATTATTCTTTCTGACATCCACCTTGGAACAAAAGGATCCAAAGCCAAAGAAGTGGTCAGGTTTTTAAAGCAGCATGAATGTGAAAACTTGATCCTAAATGGAGACATTATTGATGGATGGCAACTAAAAAAGTCCGGTAGCTGGAAAAGAAAACATACCAGGGTATTTAATAGAATCTTGAAAATGATAGATTCTAATAAAACCAAAGTCTTTTATCTTCGCGGAAATCATGACGATTTTTTAGACCAGGTCCTTCCCCTTGAAATCGGTCGACTTTCAATTCTGAAAGACATGATCTACGAAAGCAATGGCAGAAGGTATTTTATCACCCATGGGGATGTTTTTGACAACATCACCACAAACCTTCGCTGGATAGCTTATTTGGGCGATATAGGGTATACATTTTTATTGTGGCTCAATACTCAAGTTAATCTTTACCGTCGCAAAAAAGGTTTGCCTTATTTTTCACTTTCCCAATACGTCAAATCTAAAGTAAAATCAGCTGTTACGTATATTGATGACTTTGAAAAAGAGCTGTGTAAGATTGCCAAATCTAAAAATTGTGACGGAATTATCTGTGGCCACATCCATAAAGCAGAAATAAGAAATATCGATGGCATTGACTACTATAACTCGGGAGACTGGGTGGAATCCCTAAGTGCTCTTGCTGAAGATCACAAAGGAAACTGGCAACTTATTTACTACAATGAATTGGATTTTAGCCAAACCGATAAAAACAAAGTGGTAAAGATGAAGGACATTACCTTAAATCAAGCCAAGAATTT
- a CDS encoding sensor histidine kinase, with the protein MDYKIGLLGRVFVLALSLFFLAYIISNDAGVFAISLFIILTFVQLILLIRYAESSFKKVRQFLDNIKQNNYSTVYPVKFDGTETDDLHIEFNAILAKLKEDQLEKEANFHYFRTVFQHLSIGLITFEADGSVQILNTAAKRMLNIDKLNHIREISGINKELYQAIDQLRTGGSELIKIAHPDGIMQLSVYAIELVLRDTKFKLVSLQNIQSELEEKEMEAWQNLIRVLTHEIMNSIAPISSLAATISTDLKDKIKNKGQVEQDDLQDYQMGISTIEKRSEGLINFVSDFRSLAHVPLPKFTAIKLKELFDRLDILFQNQNEEKSIRFIKEIHPSDLLLFADCSLIEQVLINLVQNAIHAVEETAIKKITLRAFIDDNGKIIIELEDSGKGIEEEALNKIFIPFFTTKQKGSGIGLSLSKQIMRRHKGNLQVKSKVGKGTVFKLIFNA; encoded by the coding sequence ATGGATTATAAAATCGGTTTACTGGGAAGGGTTTTTGTGCTTGCACTGAGCCTTTTTTTCCTAGCATATATTATCAGCAATGATGCAGGAGTATTTGCCATCTCTTTATTTATCATTCTAACATTTGTCCAATTGATACTGCTTATCCGCTATGCTGAAAGCAGTTTCAAAAAGGTCAGGCAGTTTCTGGACAATATTAAGCAAAACAATTATTCTACAGTATATCCTGTTAAATTTGATGGCACTGAGACGGATGATCTTCACATCGAATTCAATGCCATATTGGCAAAGCTAAAGGAAGATCAACTGGAAAAAGAAGCCAACTTTCACTATTTTAGAACCGTATTTCAGCACCTCAGTATAGGATTAATCACCTTTGAAGCAGATGGAAGTGTACAGATTCTCAATACCGCTGCAAAACGGATGCTGAATATTGATAAACTCAACCATATACGGGAGATATCAGGTATCAATAAAGAATTGTATCAAGCCATAGACCAACTCAGGACAGGAGGAAGTGAACTTATAAAAATTGCCCATCCTGATGGAATCATGCAATTGTCGGTATATGCCATAGAATTGGTATTGAGGGATACAAAGTTTAAATTGGTTTCTTTACAAAATATTCAAAGTGAGCTTGAAGAAAAAGAAATGGAGGCCTGGCAAAATCTTATCCGGGTACTTACCCATGAAATAATGAATTCCATTGCTCCCATCTCCTCTTTGGCAGCTACCATCAGTACTGATTTAAAAGACAAGATTAAAAATAAAGGACAAGTAGAGCAGGATGATCTACAAGATTATCAAATGGGCATATCCACGATAGAAAAAAGAAGTGAAGGCTTGATCAATTTTGTAAGTGATTTTAGAAGCTTGGCTCATGTACCATTGCCAAAATTCACAGCCATAAAATTAAAAGAGCTTTTTGACAGGTTAGACATCTTATTTCAGAACCAAAATGAAGAAAAATCGATCCGGTTCATCAAAGAAATTCATCCAAGTGACCTGCTTTTATTTGCTGATTGTTCTTTAATAGAACAGGTATTGATAAACCTGGTTCAGAATGCCATCCATGCAGTAGAAGAAACGGCTATTAAAAAAATCACCTTGCGGGCCTTTATAGATGACAATGGCAAGATCATCATTGAATTGGAAGATTCCGGGAAAGGAATCGAAGAAGAGGCATTGAATAAAATCTTTATCCCTTTTTTCACTACCAAACAAAAAGGTTCGGGCATTGGTCTAAGCCTTTCTAAACAAATCATGCGTCGACACAAAGGCAACCTTCAAGTAAAGTCGAAAGTAGGTAAAGGAACTGTTTTCAAATTAATATTCAACGCATAA
- a CDS encoding sigma-54-dependent transcriptional regulator produces MEEKNLGKILIVDDNEDLLFAAKMLLKKHAKEVTIEKDPRRIPFLINNNNFDVVLLDMNFTEDTTSGKEGFHWLKKIKEIDPKAVVILITAFGDVEMAVQALKEGATDFILKPWQNEKLLATLSAAIKLKESYNQVDKLSSRQKQLQADLKKPFSEIIGRSASMKNVFSIIEKVAKTDANVLILGENGTGKELIARAIHDQSERNDEIFVGVDMGAITESLFESELFGHKKGAYTDAKEDRAGRFELADNGTLFLDEIGNLSMPLQSKLLTALQKREVTRIGSNKSLPIDIRLICATNMPIHNMIMESTFRQDLLYRINTVEIFLPPLRDRQDDIPILAEHFLKIYASKYRKEFKGLKHSAHQLLQRYSWPGNIRELQHAIERAIIMAEGEELDSRDFFFLSAKPANEKINTNTLNLDEVEKNMIQKAIDKNSGNISKAAKELGLTRASLYRRLEKYGL; encoded by the coding sequence ATGGAGGAGAAAAATTTAGGCAAAATTTTAATAGTAGATGACAATGAAGACCTGCTCTTTGCGGCTAAAATGTTATTGAAAAAACATGCCAAAGAAGTAACCATAGAAAAAGACCCAAGAAGGATCCCATTTTTGATAAACAATAACAATTTTGATGTAGTCCTTCTGGACATGAATTTTACAGAAGATACGACTTCCGGAAAGGAAGGATTTCATTGGCTCAAAAAAATAAAGGAAATTGACCCAAAGGCTGTGGTTATTCTTATAACTGCCTTTGGAGATGTGGAAATGGCTGTACAGGCCCTTAAAGAAGGAGCTACAGATTTCATCCTTAAGCCTTGGCAAAATGAGAAATTGCTTGCCACCTTATCTGCCGCCATAAAACTAAAAGAAAGTTACAACCAAGTTGACAAGCTTTCAAGCCGTCAAAAGCAGTTACAGGCGGACTTAAAAAAGCCTTTTTCAGAAATTATCGGCCGCAGTGCTTCCATGAAAAATGTTTTCTCTATTATTGAAAAAGTGGCGAAAACGGATGCTAATGTTTTGATTCTGGGAGAAAATGGAACAGGAAAAGAACTTATTGCACGAGCCATTCATGACCAGTCTGAACGTAATGACGAAATTTTTGTAGGTGTAGACATGGGGGCCATAACAGAGAGCTTGTTTGAAAGTGAATTATTTGGACATAAAAAGGGGGCTTACACGGATGCCAAAGAAGACCGGGCAGGGAGATTTGAGCTGGCAGACAATGGCACCTTATTTTTGGACGAAATTGGTAATCTTAGCATGCCATTGCAATCCAAGCTTCTAACAGCCCTTCAAAAAAGGGAAGTAACGAGAATTGGGAGCAACAAATCATTACCAATAGATATTCGATTGATATGTGCTACCAATATGCCCATTCACAATATGATTATGGAAAGTACTTTCCGCCAAGACCTTTTGTATAGAATTAATACAGTGGAAATATTTTTACCTCCGCTCAGAGATAGGCAGGATGATATCCCTATATTGGCAGAACATTTTCTTAAAATTTATGCCAGCAAATACAGAAAAGAATTTAAAGGTCTGAAACATAGCGCTCATCAATTGCTGCAAAGGTACAGTTGGCCAGGGAATATCCGAGAACTTCAACATGCCATAGAAAGAGCCATCATCATGGCCGAAGGAGAAGAACTAGACAGCCGAGATTTCTTTTTCCTTTCAGCAAAACCTGCTAACGAAAAAATAAATACGAACACCTTAAATCTCGATGAGGTGGAAAAAAATATGATTCAAAAAGCAATCGATAAAAACAGCGGAAATATTTCTAAAGCAGCGAAAGAATTGGGGTTGACCAGGGCTTCCCTTTATAGAAGGTTAGAAAAATATGGATTATAA